GAAATACAGTTTGTCGATGTCATTGCACTCGATGAAGCTCGAAACGGTCAGCAACTTGTCGCTTTCCGGCATCAGGTCGGCGATCTCGTCAGGCTCGAGCACGATGTGACGACCGCCTTCAATCTCATAACCCTTGACCTGGTCCTCGCGATCGACCGGCTTTCCCGTTTCGCTGTCGACAAACTGCCGCTCGACACGATTTCCGGTCTTCTTGTTGAGGATGTTGAAGGACAATTTTTCGCTGGTGGAGACCGCGGTGTAGAGCGCAACGGCACAGCCGATGTCGCCGATCTTCAGGTGGCCCTTCCAGCTCGCCCGCGCTGCCATCTCAGTGCCTGTCTGTTGGGGCTGCCATGTAGTGCAGCGACAAGGCCTGCTCGATTGCCGCAAGATCCTCGCTGGTAACGCCATCGCCCGTCATTGCAGGGACCGGATCGCCCGCCATTGCTTCCAGCACCTCGCTGAAGGTGGCGCCGTTGCGGATCGCGAGTTCGATGGCCTCACGGGTCTCGCGTTCGGCTTTCAACTGAGCGAAGAGTGCTGCGATGACGCGGTCGCGCGGATCAGTCGGCTTTGAAGGGGTTGGATTGCTCACGTGATGGAACGCCATAATAGCCACCGATTTTGATGTTTGGATCAGCCGGAGTAACAGGTGAGCACGGGTATTGGTTCCCCGCCGGACAGAGAGCTGTGGGGTAACAAGCGTTGGAGCATGCCCGGCAATGACGTGATGGCGACCCTTGTGATAGGCATTCGATGATCAGGAAGCAAGGATCGGACGCAATGAAGGCGCAGTACGACATGTTTGCGAGCGACAATGCGCCGGCGGAAAAGCCTCTCGTTGAACGGCTATTGCCCATGAAGCCCAGGGAGATGGAAGGCAGGCTGGCTGCGGCCCCCGGCATAAGCGAAGAGCAGATGGCTGCCCATTTGACCGAGACCGGGCGCTACCGCATCCTGCGGAAACTCGAACCCCGGCCTGTCGCCACATCGATCAGGCCTGAATTTCCGCTGAGGGGCGTGATCCTCGATACGGAAACAACGGGGCTCAACCACCGCAAGGACGAGATCATCGAGATTGGCGCCATCGCTTTCACCTTCAACGATCAAGGTGTGATCGGCGATGTTACAGGCGTCTATGCCGGGCTTCAGCAGCCGACAGTGTCGATCCCCGCGGAGATCACCAGACTGACCGGCATCACCGACGCCATGGTGGCGGGTCAGGTGATCGACATTGCCGGACTGCGGACTCTGATTGATCCCGCAGATCTCATCATCGCTCACAATGCCGGCTTCGACCGGCCGTTCTGCGAGGCGTTTTCGCCGATTTTTTCCGACAAGGCCTGGGCCTGTTCGAACACCGAAATCGATTGGTCCGCCCGCGGCTTCGAAGGCACAAAGCTTGGCTATCTGATTGGGCAGGCGGGGTTTTTCCACGACGGGCATCGCGCGGTCGACGACTGCTTTGCGCTATTGGAAGTGTTGGCCCGCCGGGATGAAGCCCAATCGTCGACCGCTTTTGCCGAGCTTCATTTGGCAAGCCAGCGCTCGAGGGTGCGGATCTTCGCTGAGAACAGTCCCTTCGATCTCAAGGACCATCTGAAGGCGAGGGGGTATCGCTGGTCGGACGGGAGCGAAGGACGACCAAAATCGTGGTGGGTCGAAGTCGATGAGGCCGCGCTTGCCGAGGAGCTCCATTATTTGCGCACGGACATTTATCGTACCCGGAAGCCGATCCACCGACCCGGCCCCTCACCGCCTTCGACCGGTTCAGGGGCTGAGATCAGGGTTTCTGATCACGCTTGAGGCCTGGAGCCGAAAGGCGCAAAAGCCAGATGCTGCCACGGGCCGCCGAGATAGGCCCAGAGATCAAGCCCGGCAATTAAAATGGACCAAGGTTGGAAGCGCGCGCACAGGTCACGGTGAAGTTCATCTGCCTTAGCTCGCGGCACCTTGTTCTGGATCGTAATATGTGGCCGCCATGTCTGCATGTCCTGTGAGCCGAGCCAGGATACAAACGCGCTCTTCAACGCTCCACGGATTGCCTCAAGGGCCGGGCAAGCAATCATGTAGGCGACACCTGCGCCGAGATGCCTGACGCCGCTGACCTCGGCTGTCGAGGCAGGCATCCTTTCTGCCGCAAGGTTGAGTGCGTTGACAATCCGCGCTTCATATTCACCGGGCAACCGATGAAACATCGTCAGATGGGCGCGCAGGAAGTTTCGATCCGAGGGGAAATGCGCCTGTCGCAGCCGGTCGAATGGCTCGAGGTCTTCTTCCGCGATCCGGGCTGTAAGAATGAGCGGATGGCCTGTCTTCAATCGATGCTCCTGCTTCGGCGTGTGCTTGGTGAAACTTTCCTACCTACGCACAGAAATCTATCGCTATCCGGAAGCGGATCCGCCCACCAAGCATTTAACCGCCTTCGACCGTTTTTTCGCTTAATGGCGTCAAATTAGGCGGCCTTGATGCTCGGCTTGCATCCAGCGCATGGCTGAACTGCGGTGATGCCGCTAACTCACCTGAGAGGATGTTTGTATAGATCATCCCAACGAAGCGATGCACCTCCTCCCGCAAAGCTTCGTTCCTCAGGCGGCCCACTCCTCCTCCCAAGGGTAGCCTGAATGGACAGCGGCACTCCTCCTCCCAGCCGATGTCCAATCATTTCGAAAAGCCTGCGCTCCTCCCGCGCAGGCTTTTTCGTTTTTGGCTACATCCCGAAATCCAGTTGCGACTGACCCTCAGGGCCCTCTTCGCCCTGATCATTGGTGAGCGACGATAGCGTGACGCCGAGCAGACGCACGGCCCGCTTGAACGGATAGGCGGTCGCAAGCAGCCCGGTTGCCGCCTCAAGGATCTCATTGCCATTGGCGAACGGCAGGGCGGTGGTCCTGCTGCGCGTCGCCTGGGTGAAATCGGAATATTTGATTTTCACGGTAACGGTCTTGCCGCTAAATCCCTTTCCCTCGCAGTAACCCCATACCTTCTCGGTCAGTGGTCTCAGTTCGGCCGCCGCGAGATCAAGGTCATCGATGTCCTGCATGAACGTATCCTCGGCGCCGATGGATTTTCGCACTCGGTCCGGCCGGACCTGGCGATTGTCGATGCCGCGGGCGATGCCATAAAAATAGGGCCCGGATTTGCCAAAATGCTGCGTCAGAAACGCCAGCGACTGAGCCTTCAGGTCCGCCCCAGTCTCGATCCCGAGCCGGTGCATCTTCTCGGCGGTCGCCGGCCCAACGCCATGGAATTTCTTGACGGCGAGCTGTTCGACAAAGACCGGGCCGATCTTTGGCGTGATCACGGCTTGGCCGTTCGGCTTGTTAAGATCCGACGCCATCTTGGCGAGGAACTTGTTATAGGAAATTCCGGCGGATGCGTTCAGGCCGGTCACGGCCTTGATCCTAGCCCGAATTTCCAGCGCGATCTCCGTGGCGATCGGCATGTCCTTGAGGTTTTCCGTCACGTCGAGATAGGCCTCATCCAGCGATAGGGGTTCGATCAGCGGGGTATATTCGGCAAAGATCTCGCGGATCTGCTGCGACACAGCCCGATAGACCTCGAATCTCGGCTTCACAAAAATCAAATCCGGGCACTTGCGGGCCGCCGTGACCGACGGCATGGCGGAATGGACCCCGAACTTGCGAGCCTCGTAGCTGGCGGCAGCCACCACACCGCGGGCGGCGGCACCACCGACGGCCAGCGGTTTGCCGCGCAGCTCCGGATTGTCCCGCTGCTCGACCGAGGCGTAGAAGGCGTCCATATCGATATGGACGATTTTGCGAGTGGTCTCTACTGCCTGGATCGTGTCTGTCATGGTGCTGCCGGAAGGTCCGGTGTGAGGCTTGATTAATCGGAACGGAAAGTGAACATATCACCGTTTCCGACAATCGCAAACCGCTGGATTAGGCCTCGAACCGCCCGCCGACCATGCCGATTTAAAGGAGGCTACCCTGCGTGACCGGCTCGCCCGATTTCGAGACGATTGAGGAGCCATAGGGCTCGCGCGACGAAATGATCAGCGCATCGTCGGGCAGGGGCCGGGCGAGATCCTTTGCTTCGTCCCATGGCGCCCGCAGCCAGGTCGCGGTTGCCTCTTTGGTTAGCAGCAGGACCGGCATGGCCTTCTCATGGATCGGCTTCACAAGCCCATTCGGGTCCGTCGTCAGAAAACCATAGAGGTCGTCGGTGGTCAGGCCGTCTTTCACCTTGCGGACACTTTGCCAGCCGAGCACATGGATGCCGGCAAAGAACATCAGGGACTTTTGCTCGTCGCGCGCAAACCAGGCGTTCGGCACTTTGCCGCCGGGCTCCTGGGCTCCAGGATCAGGTTCGGCAAAGCTGGTGACCGGCACGATGCAGCGATGCTCGACGCCCAACCAGCGCTTCCAATGGGGAAGGGTCAGCTTCCGGACATTGGTGACGCCGCGATCCGGCTCCATGCGGATCAGCGCGTCCATATCGACAGCCTGGCCCTTTGCCCTCATCTTGTCGGCGCGTGCCTCTGCCGCCTTCTTCTGGACGAAGATCGGGGAGGGCAGGCCCCAGCGTGCATTGGTGAGTTGCCGGCGGCCGTCGGCCGTATTGCGGATGATCGGCCCGGACTGATCCGGGTTCATCTGATAGGCGGGCATGAGGTTGATCAGGCTCTCGACATCCTTGGCCCAAGCCGCAACATGATCCTTGTCTTCCATCCGAAAAAGGTTACACATCGCGGGCTATCTACTCCGACGAGATTGTACATGATAATCTAACGCCGGCTATTGGTTTGGCCAGCCTGGACGAGACTTTCCAGCCGGAAGACGTCGGCATTGTCCTGCCGCGATGCCAATCCTTGATAGGTCGCCTGTTCGACCATCCCTCCGTCGGAGAAACCCCGAAACGCGATCTCGGCAATCAGCGTCGGATAGGCCCAGAAGATGTCGGCGCCACCGAGTTTTGCGATCTCGCAGATCACCGGCGGCTTCTTCTGCTTCCAGCGCAGCGTGTCCAGCATCTTTCTGAGCTTGCGTGCCTCGGCGTCGTTCAGTACGGGTCGGACGCTCCCGACATGAATGAAGTCGTGCCCTTGGCAGGCGGCCAGCAGCAGCGTTCCGATTTCAGATGGCGCATCGGGTGCCCGCTCGTATCCGGCGATGAAGAAGGCGCCGCGGAGAGACTGCGCCGGTGGTGCCGGCGCGTTCGCTCGATCATCGTCATCGGGTCCGAGATCGTGGAAGATCTGGGGCGCTTCGATCTGAAGCGCCTTGCGCGGCCGCGGGCGACTAGGCGCATCGGTCCTGGATGTGAGGGGCTGCGATCGCAAAACTTTCGTCATGGTGCCAACTCAACAACAAAACGTATGAACACTGTGACGGAGCCGCATTTGTCCCCGTTATCCACCAAACGTGGTGCTTTGGCGGAGAAATGCCAAAAATATTTCTGCCTCTTGTACGTCCCTGATTCCCAATGGATTCTTCTAAATGGTCAAGTCGAGGAAGATATTCCCAGGGCCTGCCCCGCTTGACTCTCTGCCGTCAACGGAACAGATAGTGAACATATAAGCCTTTTGCGACATGACGTCGAGGTGCAACACGACCTTGCAGGGAGCCGTGAAAGATGACTGCTGCCCGCGCCCCAAGGGGGGCCGTCGGTGTCTCCGATGTGATTGCCGATCTGCGCGAGCGGATTTCAGCCTTGGAAGGATCGAGCGCGCGGAAAGCCGGCTGTCTGGCCTTCGGCGTGCCGGAGATCGACGAGAAACTCCCCGGCGGCGGCCTTGCCTATGGCGCCCTGCATGAATTTGCCGGGGGTGGTGCCGGGACGGTCGATGGTGCTGCGGCAGCACTTTGCGCCGCCGGCATCGCCGCGCGCACCAAAGGCCCGATCGTTTGGTGCCTGACGCGCCCGGATCTGTTCTGCCCGGCGCTGGCACAGGTCGGGCTACATCCGGATCGGGTCATCTTCGTTGAATCCGATCGGGATGAGGATGTTCTGGCCAATATGGAGGAGGGGCTCTCCTTCGGCGGCCTCGGCGCTGTTGTCGGCGAGCTGGTCCGCCTGCCGATGGTCGGCTCGCGCCGGCTGCAGTTGGCGGCCGAAAAGACAGGGACAATGGCACTGGCCGTCCGGCGCTGGCGCCGACAGACGGAGGCCAATGATTTTGGCCAGCCGACGGCTTCGACCACGCGCTGGCGTGTCAGCGTCATGCCGTCGGAAGAATTACCGGTACCGGGCGTGGGGCGGGCCCGATGGTTTCTGGAGTTGATGCGGTCGCGTGCGGGCGAGTGTGCTGAGTTTCTCGTGAGGGCATGTGATGACCAGGGTCGTCTCGATCTATCTTCCGGATCTGCCGACGGATCGCATTCGTCGCGCCGATCCGTCCATTCCGCCTGAACAGGCGATCGCCGTGATCGCCAAAAGCGGATCGAAGCGCTGGGTTTCGGCCGCAGATACCGCCGCACGCAAGGCCGGCGTCCATGTTGGCATGC
This portion of the Neorhizobium sp. NCHU2750 genome encodes:
- a CDS encoding 2'-5' RNA ligase family protein yields the protein MKTGHPLILTARIAEEDLEPFDRLRQAHFPSDRNFLRAHLTMFHRLPGEYEARIVNALNLAAERMPASTAEVSGVRHLGAGVAYMIACPALEAIRGALKSAFVSWLGSQDMQTWRPHITIQNKVPRAKADELHRDLCARFQPWSILIAGLDLWAYLGGPWQHLAFAPFGSRPQA
- the dinB gene encoding DNA polymerase IV; protein product: MTDTIQAVETTRKIVHIDMDAFYASVEQRDNPELRGKPLAVGGAAARGVVAAASYEARKFGVHSAMPSVTAARKCPDLIFVKPRFEVYRAVSQQIREIFAEYTPLIEPLSLDEAYLDVTENLKDMPIATEIALEIRARIKAVTGLNASAGISYNKFLAKMASDLNKPNGQAVITPKIGPVFVEQLAVKKFHGVGPATAEKMHRLGIETGADLKAQSLAFLTQHFGKSGPYFYGIARGIDNRQVRPDRVRKSIGAEDTFMQDIDDLDLAAAELRPLTEKVWGYCEGKGFSGKTVTVKIKYSDFTQATRSRTTALPFANGNEILEAATGLLATAYPFKRAVRLLGVTLSSLTNDQGEEGPEGQSQLDFGM
- a CDS encoding SOS response-associated peptidase, with amino-acid sequence MCNLFRMEDKDHVAAWAKDVESLINLMPAYQMNPDQSGPIIRNTADGRRQLTNARWGLPSPIFVQKKAAEARADKMRAKGQAVDMDALIRMEPDRGVTNVRKLTLPHWKRWLGVEHRCIVPVTSFAEPDPGAQEPGGKVPNAWFARDEQKSLMFFAGIHVLGWQSVRKVKDGLTTDDLYGFLTTDPNGLVKPIHEKAMPVLLLTKEATATWLRAPWDEAKDLARPLPDDALIISSREPYGSSIVSKSGEPVTQGSLL
- a CDS encoding ImuA family protein, with protein sequence MTAARAPRGAVGVSDVIADLRERISALEGSSARKAGCLAFGVPEIDEKLPGGGLAYGALHEFAGGGAGTVDGAAAALCAAGIAARTKGPIVWCLTRPDLFCPALAQVGLHPDRVIFVESDRDEDVLANMEEGLSFGGLGAVVGELVRLPMVGSRRLQLAAEKTGTMALAVRRWRRQTEANDFGQPTASTTRWRVSVMPSEELPVPGVGRARWFLELMRSRAGECAEFLVRACDDQGRLDLSSGSADGSHSSRRSVHSA